From the Drechmeria coniospora strain ARSEF 6962 chromosome 02, whole genome shotgun sequence genome, the window GGATActtgccgccgacgtaccggtacatggccgcaagtactgcaaAGTCGTGCAGAACCCGTACCTGTACCAGCCCAGGATGTTTCGCCCGACCACGGCGGGAGGATCTCATCAGAACCAGGGACGACACCAGCTTTTATCCAACAATGGCAACCGTCGGCCAACCACAACCCCGCTGATAAAATGCACACCGTaagggtactccgtaagtacaagtaattaccgGCATTAATAATAGTTTCCCTCACCTGCAGCACCTGTACAatacacctaagtacttgtacggagtacctgcagccAGCACGTaacgtacgtacttgcttactaggcgtacatgtagttgtacatgtacttattatgtacggagtacagaggaCTGTCTCCGTACTTATTccactattactgtacaactacggagtactccgtactttactccgtactgcaggcgtacttacttgtacatgtaagtaagtactgtggtTGTATTGCACAGAGTAAGTGTTCCGTACTCcatctacaactacagtCTTGCACAACGTAGCAAGTaccttgcatgtactcggcacaccacggagtactcgaGAGCAGTTGCTTGCAGCACATGAACTTTGTAGGCACAGTTGCAGGCCAGATCGGTGCTCCATGTGGGCAAATCACGCAGAGGGCCGATCGCCTATACGAGTTGTTGTACACTTACATGcaattacttactgtacacctaccatGTTACCACAAAAGCCCCTCGCTTTGTTTCTTCCACGAAGCCATTCCTTGCTCCTCGCCTTCTCGAAGATTACCCCGACCGACAAGCGCAACGTGCCAAGCGAACCCGGCAAACGTTGGCTTCTTGgcttcatcctcctcatcctaCTCTATCAGGGTCCCCATTTTCGGGCAACCCGAGTTTGCACAAGCACgtgtattacggagtacatgcacttattactgtacatgccaTGAAAGTACGCCATGCACGTACGCCATGCACGAGCACCTGTACTCggtaatacaagtacgtacttgaaTGTGtctactgtacagagtatttgtagttgtacttacatgaactgtacaagtacggagtacgcctaGTATTGTTACCCCGTACTTGAGCGTGCTGTATAATAATGTACTGTGCaagctgtacaagtaagtacttacacttgcaccttcatgtacaactaagtaagtacatcaagtaattactgtacagtgcagcacaactacagtactccgtgctgtagaCGTGGAAATCGTCATAGTACTAGCAtttgctgtacatgtacggagtacaactattacttgtaattacttgtagaTCTGGCCACCATCTGCAGCGACCTTCTGCTGTTTCCAAGCAACAAGTCCTCCCACCGCATGGATGACGGCGTCTCGTGACGCGGCGTCCAACGCTCCGCTTCGTCACTCCGTCTCCCACCGCCCACTCTTTCCACCATCCTTCAAGACTACGCGCAACCCTTCGATTCGCATTTCCTTGTCGACAGCCTTGCACATGTCGTAGACCGTCAGggctgccgtggccgccgccgtgagtgcctccatctcgacgccggtTTTCCCGTCGCACGTTACCGTGGCCCGGATTTCGACAGTCGGCCACCCTTCGCCaccttccgccgccgccggcctgacGTGCAGCCCGAGCTTGACGTGAGAAATGGCGATCGGGTGACATAGCGGGATGAGATCGGCCGTCCGCTTGGCGGCCATGATGCCTGCCACGCGGGCGACGCCCAGCACGTCGCCCTTCTTCATCTGGTCATCCTCGATGAGCTTCGGGGCCACGTCGCTGGAGAATCGGACGGtgcatgccgccgtcgccacgcGCGACGTGATGCTCTTTTCGGAAATCGAAACCATCCGTGccgagcccgacgccgacacgTGAGTGAGACCAAGACCTTCCCGAGCCGCCTCTCGAGATGCCGAGTCTCGAGATTTGGTctgccctcggcgccgcgacGTGGAGAACATCTGCCGGCCTTTGCATGAGTGGACGCGTGACCGGGGCATCGACGGAAGCAGGGCCGTGCTGCCAAGTATTTGTCGCACTCGTGCTGGCACGATGGGCGGCAGAAACCTGGGGCCATCGTCTACATGGGACGCTTAGCACCATCGTCGCATTTGGTATCCAAAACAGCGGTAGATGCGAGTACagtgtcgacgacgaccaatcgccatcatggccctCTCCTTCGTGCGCCGCCCCCATGCCGTTCGTTCTTCGTCGAGGAAAACAAAAGGAGATCCTTTCACCCACCTATCAAGATCATGGGCCGATTCTTCATGTGctccagctcgccgaggcctgCGTGCTTGGCCTTTTTCCCCTTCACCGCCgtgccgatggcgtcgagaagctcgacCTCGTTTGGTGCCGAACCGTGCTGTCGACTCGAGCTGATGCGCCGCAACGTCTCGaaggcctcctcgtcgaccggctCGCCATGGTTGGACTTTCGCAGTATGTCGCGGAGCGATACCTCCGTGTTCCCGAAGAGGCAGACCTTGAGGTTCCCGTCGCTCGTGATGCGCAGCCGATTGCAGGTGCCGCAAAAGTTATGCGTCATGCTCGTGATGAAgccgatgcggccggcgAAGCCGGGAATGTGCCACGTCTTGCTCGTGTCGTTCTTGTCGTCGCGCACCTTGCCGAGGGTCGGATACTTCTCCCGAATAACATCCAATATTTCCGCGTAGCTGACCATCTTCGCCCTGCTCCATTTGTTCCCGTCAAAGGGCATGTACTCGATGAATCGGATTTCCATGTCCTTCTCTCGAGTCATGTCGACAAAGGACATgatctcgccgtcgttgacGCCTCGCATGACGACGCAGTTGATCTTCAGCTTGATGCCTGCGCCTAGCCTGTTGAGCTCCAGGATCTTGTCGATGCTCTTccggacggcgtcgagacCCTTTCGGCGCGTCATGATCTGGAACTGCCAGGGGTCCAGCGTGTCGAGGCTGAGATTGACGCCCGtcaggccggcgtcgaccatGCTGTCCAGCTTCCGATGGAGCGAGATGCCGTTCGTCGTGATGCACAGCTCCCTCAAGCCTTGTGACCGCAAGGCGCCGAGCCGGTGCATCAGGGGCACGATGTCGGCCCGCACCGTCGGTTCGCCTCCCGTCAGCCGGATTTTCGACACACCTTGGGAGACGAAGAGGGAGGACAGGAGCAcgatctcggccgtcgtcagcagCTCCTTGCTCGGAGACAGGGGCACTCCCTCCTCCGGCATGCAGTACACGCACCGCAGGTTGCACCGCTCCGTCACCGAGATGCGCAGGTAGTCGTGGGATCGGTGAAACGTGTCGGTCAGGAATTCGGAGAAGGGTTTCGCATCGCGTATCCGGACGCCACGTCCGGTCTTGATGGGCGCCGCGGCCTCTGCCAAGTCGCCGTGATCGTGAGCCtggaccgccgccgccgatccgaggagccgccgccgaggccgcagccgcagcgaCAGGTGACCAGCCAGCTGCTGGAAGCCTCGAGCAGAGCGAGGCGCCGCGACCAACAGAGAGCAGGGTGCCGGATgcatgtcggcgacgaggccggctggCTAGGCGTCCCGAGTACAACGACAGGCGGAAAGAGCAACGCAGCGGCGCGGCAGCgcgcggcagcagcaactcCTAGATGTGGAAACGCGGGCCGTTGGGAGGGAAAGTGGCGTCTGCTCTTGCGTCACTGCGATGGCGGCCGCTGTCGAGTCACGCGGCATCGACATCCATGCGTCCTTGCCGAGAAAAATTCAGAGGCAGATTCAGACGCAGGAGCAACAGCGCCGATGAAGCTGGGATGCAAGAATGAAGAGAGAAAAAAGGAAAGGTGTTTTGCCACTTAGATGGATTCGACAAGCATACTCGGACCTGCGCAGTGCCGCTCTTTCTCTCCGTTGGAGGATCACAGGCAACTCTTTGCCTCGGCCAATCATGgggcacctaagtacttacatgtacttaagtaagtaagtacatgtgagtatgtgtgcagtacgtactgtacggagcacatgcccaagtacatgtataatcgtgcctgtacggagtacgtaagtacacagcatgtactctgtactttcAAATGCTTAAATACTCCCACGCCAATagccgtactccgtacttgtgttTGGACATTCCTCCGTACCTGCTGGTACAAAATCCTCCTAGtgtacatacagtaagtgcagtacttaggCAGGTGCGGCCTGCCTAGCGGAGAAATACCAAACGGTCAGAGCCGGGCGGGGGCAGGAGCCGTTGAGGACATCTGCAAGTGGGGCACATCCGCAGGGACACCTGAGGCGCTCTTCGACCTTTGGCATATGCGGGGTTGCTTGAAAAAGCGAAAAACCTCGGCGCTAGTCCGAACGAGGCATGAAAGTAAACAATGTCCATCCAACAATCATCATCATCCACGAGCTTCGGATTTCGTTCATGCCCGTACAAGCGTATACAACTTCCATCGCCCTGGAAAGCCGCAAACAGCTAGACAAACTATCCATAGCGAGAGCGACGGAGCCCGCTCATCCGGTTTTCGACAGTATTCGATGCACGCCTCGCCAGCCTTCAAGTGTACTGCTCACTCTCCCTCGCTTTCTCTCGCTCGCCTTCTCTCTCCCTCCTATCCGCTTCCCTCACCGCGCTTCCTGCCATGGTAAAGCACATGACGGCTCGAACTGACAACATTTCTTCTCTGCCAAAGCATCCCCAAATTGCAAGGCTAGTCCCGATGGCAAGTTCGTCGCCACACTGGCCGCGTCGGTCATCACCGTtcgctcgacggccacgcTCCGCATTGTGAATGTCGCGAGGCTGCCTCAAGGCCTTGGCGGTACCCTTGACACCCTTTGCTGGGCTCCATCATCCGCCAAGATACTCGCTTCTACGGCTGATCAGATTCACCTCGTTTCGGCCCAAGACTTGTCCTTTCATGCCTCCGCCAAAGGCCCCCTCTCCACAGCAGGCAGACCTGCTGCTGTCTTCTTTGGCGCCAGAGATACCGAGGTGCTCGCCTTTTCCGCCTTTGGATTGAAGCTCACCATCCTCGACTTTTCCACGTCGACCATGGTCGATATCTGCAACCCAAAGTTCCATCATCCATTGTCGGCTGCTCAGGCACTTTCCATTCGCTCCTCCAGCGGCCACCTGGCTCTCCTGACCCGGGCGAGCGGCAAGGACATGGTCAGCATCCACCACCCAGTCACCCGTCGAGTGGAAAGGTCTTGGTGTCCGGACGCCGTTGATTGCCAAGGCCTCGCCTGGACCCCGGACGGACAGTGGCTGCTCATCTGGGAGTCACCCGCGCAGGGGCACGGCCTACTTATCTACACCCCCGACGGCCAGCACCTTCGGACCATTGGCGCACCGGAGCTTGCCAATCCTTTGGGGCGAGAGTTGCAGCTAGAATCCGGGATAAAGATATGCAGGCTCAGCCCCGACGGCCAGCTGTGTGCTGTCGGCAACCATAGTCGTGGCGTCACGGTGCTGAGCGCGCTGACATGGAGGGAATCCATGAGGCTAATGCACCCATCCACCATTGTTCCCAAAGACACGCTGCAGGTAGACCACCCCATCTGATAGCGTGATGCTAGCCCTTGAGACGCTTCCGATTACTCACTCTGCCGCTGCAGGTATGGCAAGAACAGCGCAGTGTCACTGGCGAAAGACACTCCTTTCTGCGGACGACACAAATGATCTCCCCTCCCGTACCATCGACCGACAGCAGCTGTGCGAGTACGACACAGGTACAAGGCTGCTCACTGGTGGCGTTTGATGCTTCCTCCACGCTGCTGGCTACGAGGCTCGACGACTCGCCATGTACCATCTGGGTCTGggacacggccgccgccgagctccgGGCCGTCCTCATATTCCACTCTAGCGTTGCCTTCAGTTGGCACCCGGCCTCCCGCGAGCTGCTCTTGGTCACCTGCCAGCATGAGGAGGGCTCCTTTGTCTGGGATCCGCTGATGAATGGTCCTGCTTCGGTGAGCGCCGCACATTACCTGCCCAAGGCGAAAGCGAATGCAAAGCCGGATGCAAGGCTGCACGGCAGGCTCCCTCAGGTGGCCTGGATCAACCGCGACACCGAATACCCAGAACTCCTTATGACTAACGCACAGACCTATATGCTTCTGTCGCTCTCCGAAGCAGACAACCCCTGGAGTCATGAGAACGGGGGTGACTGGGATGTTTCcagttcgtcgtcggctcagCCAAACCACGGCGATGACACGATAAACCTTACTCTCGTCAACGAAGGGGACGTATCTGTCCTTGACGACACATTCTCCTTCAGGAATCCTTGATGCCTGCCGTCTGAGTTGGAGCAAGGAACCTAGAGCAATTGGCCACTGGAGACAGTCCCGCCGAGGCTCGTCAGAGAGTGCTGTTCCTGCCCATGAACTGGTTGTGATGGGACATTGCCTAGAGCAGAATGTCGAGGAAAATAACCATAGCCAGGAACTTCCTCCGGACGAGACTGGGTGCATGACACCGCCCAGCACACGGCAATGAGCCAGAATTTGTATAACTGGCGGCTACCATCGGATTCGCCAAGCACTCAATCACTTGATCGAATCACGCTGATGGCCTTGGGTACAGCAAGTCAGATGTATCGTGGAATGCTGTTACGCTCTGCAGCAAACGAATACCCATCGTGCTTTGATGGACAGGTTATGAAGGCCTCCTCATTCTATGCCCACAGCTACGCCGAACGTCAGTCTGGCATGCCGGGCAAACCTTGGCTCCAGTACATCGTGTCCATTATATAATAACATTAACATACATCGATCCAAGCCACTCCTTCTGGCCACCGCTTGATATCCTCAAAGAGGAAGACTCTGTCCATTGATGGCTGCTGCAATTCCCGTCTAACAAGACAAATGGCCAAAGTCGAACTATCATACACTCGGAGAACCGTAAAACCATAATTTCATCTTCCGTTTGGCATGATCGGACCAGAATATGGCACATGAGGCCTCGTTCTTGCCCCGAACCATCCTGCATAATTTGATCCGGCTATTGGTTCGGACAACCAAACACCGCTGTTGAGAATATTGGCGATACTGACACGGCGCTCAATCAACCGACTTTCATGAGGGCAGTCCGACGCTTGCCGAGCCCCTTGTAGCTTCTCCTCCGTCAGCCCCCAAAGTCCATCTTCAAAGTGATGCTCGGTTGCCCAGAATTGTCGGCAGAGACCTTGCGTGAGTTTCCCGCCGCCATTTGTCCTGATCGGATAATTTCTTCAAGTAGCGCCCTCTGGTTGCTGCTCATGCCGCCAACAATTGCTTTGAAACCCCCTTGATCCGCCGCGGCCAGCCCAAGTAAGCTGTCGCTCGTCTGCTTGTACACCTCCTCCCCTTCGCTGGTCGCCCGAGCCATGAGCATAGGAATGACCAGTGCCAGCGCCGGCAATCTCCGGTCCGCCTGCAGCGTACCGACATAAAGGCAGAGCGTATGAGCCAGCAGTGACCGAGCTTGCTCGGGGTCCTCGGGCTCTACGTCGACCACGAAAGTGACGAGACGAGGCAACATGTAGCGTGCCATCGACAGGTCAGCGGGTGTTGGCTTCGGTTGCAACAGCAGCGAGCGGATGCAGTTGGCCGCAatcttggccgtcttgtAGAAGGAAACACATGTCAGTCAACATTTTCTGAGTTCATAATGGAAGGGTCTTGTTACCATTCGATCCGTGAGGCAGTCCAAGACCTCATCGAGATAACGGGCCACGAGAGGCTCCGTGGCAGGTAGCGTATTTTTCCCGCTCGTAAAGAGAATCGTCATGGCTAGAAGGCAGTTCCTGACGCAGGCCAGAGAACTTGGCTCCTCGCGCTTCTGGCCATGCAGGTATATGGACAGAAAGCGACGCAGGCAGCCTTGCAGCTGTACTTGACTGGAGTTTTTATCGTCGCTTGATTTTGACATTCCTCCGACAAAACGCTTGAGAATTGCCAAAGATTGTGGAACGACCAGCTCTTGAAGGCCGGGGCTTGCGAGTATGGTGGCAAATATGTGAATGACGCAAGCGTGCAGATCAGTCCTGATGACGGACGGGAAGAcctcggcagcatcgacgagggcgttCAGAGATGTGCAAACAAGTGCGAAGGCCTCTTCGTTCATCTGGTGCCGCACCGGCTGATTGCCTTCCGACAGGTTCGGCAACAGCCCGGAgagcacgaggacgatgatTCTCGTAAGTTCAAACAATTGGTCGATATCCTCGGAGAGGTCCCCCTCGTCTGACGCTTGTCTTCGAGCGGAAGGATGGCTTACGCAGAGCGCCCTGGCGATGCTAACTATCACCGCTTGGACGTTAATCCCGTCCGTGAGAACAAGTCGATCGAGTAGGTCCATCGTCTCGGAGAAGACATCGGGTCGGTAGATGGCATGGCCGGACACACTGGGATGCAATATTCTCTTCAAGGCCTCGAGAATATCCAACGTCTGCTCCTCGGTCGCCAGAGACTCACTTTGGCTCGGTTTCGTGGCAAGCGCTTCAAAGGCAAGGCCAAAAAGaacgaagaagaaggcgacggGTTCGTCGCGATAGTTGATGGCCGAACTCTTGGAGTGTCCATTGGGGGCGGCTTCATGGGACTCTTTCCCGTCCAGCGCGTCGAAGACGAACTCGCTGTCTTGTTCGATGAGACTGGCGATGGCGTCCACCAATTTGAGCCATGAGTCTTGGTAAAAACGAAGCAGGGTCTCGCGATTTAGAGCGGCGTAGATGGTATCGAGACTACCAGAAAGGGAGGGAGGCCCCAAGGTCATGGAGATGTCCGGCTCGAAGCGGAGCCTGGCAAACTCTCGCAGCGCCTCGAGCCATAAAGGGGTCAGCGTTCCAATATGCGGCTTGAGCACTTCTAGAAGATACTTCTGCTCTGTGCTGGCAACCTGAAGCTCCGCCCAGGCGGAGAAGACCGATATCTTGACCATGACTTGGGCGTTCGAGCTCAGACCCGTCAAGTCCCCGATGCCCGCGTTCTCATTATCCCTGGAAAAATTCTCCAGGGCGTTGACAAGCGTCTTGAGGATCCGGCCCATTCGGTCAACATCGGTGACGATTCCTATGGATATGAAGCTGGCGCAGACGCTGACAGCTTCGGAGGCCAGTTCAGGGGATGAGTCTGCCGCAAAGGCTGGAGTCAAGGCGGAGCTTATTTGCGCTTGGTACTGTTCCAAAAGCATTGCTTCATCAAAGTCTGGATCAGGAGTCTTGCCGAAGGCCTTGAGAACGGCGCCGATAATCTTCAAGCCCCAGATGCGAAGTTCCAAcaccgtcgaggtcgaggcggaAAAGGCCATGCGGACAACATCCGCGACCTTGTTTTGCAAGGCAGCTTGGGCCTGCGAGTCTCCATTCGCCGCAAAGTCCTTGCTGACGAGAGTGAATATGTCACCGATGCAACTCAAGGCAAATGTTGTAACCTGCCATCGCAGGGGCTCCGCCTCGGATACCGTAGAGTTGTCTTTTTCCTTTGAAGCACCACCAATGGCGGCAAATCCGGCCACTTCTTCGTCCTGCAAGTCGTGAGCATCGCCGGTGGCTTTATGCATGCTTTCGTCTTCTTGCGACTTCGACCTTGTCAACTTGAGCACCCCTTGAAACCTCTGCAACCATTGACTTGTCTCGTTGAGGCAAGTTTGAAGCAGCCAATTCCGGATAAGGTTTCGAATGCCGTCATGGGATGGCATGGTGTCAAGGACAAGCCAGAGGCGCTCCTCAAACCCTGGCTCCGCCTCCCTGAGCACATCTCGGGGCTCCCTCTTCATGATGTTGTACAGACCATCCACGGCCACGTCCCGCAGCGTTGTGGTTTCAGAGTCGAGGTACTTTTGTAAGAGCTTCACGTAGTCCCCGAAATGCATTTGACCAGGTGCGTAGAGGGACAGGTGCTCGAGGCATCCCAAAGCGACCAGCTCGACTCGAGAATCGTTTTCCCTCTGGAACTGCTCGACGAGCGTGAATATGAGCTGCCGAGACTTGTTGGAATCCTGGAGATCGGGCCCAAGCACGTTGATGAGGGAATCAACACATTTTGCGATGGCCGATACGGTAGAAAGCTCGATTTCGAGGTTCATGGTTATGGCCGACTGTATCTCCGGATGATGCGTCTCGGACACGTACAGCTGAGCGAGCATCCCAAGGGTGCTCGGGACGTAGCCAGCGAAGCTGAGCCCAGCCGCATCGGACGCCAAGGACAAGGCTTCGAGCGCCCAGTAATGCACAACCGGATGGGGGTCATTGCACAACGACATGAGGATGCCAGTAATCGTCTTCAAGTGATAGCCAGCGGCCATGCCGCCAACCTTGGTCTGGATGGCGCCAAGTGCCATTGCACAGCCTGCTCTAGCGCTCGGCTCGCGATTCCCGACAATGGTATCGACGAGGAACTTGATTTCGTGGTTTGTGAAGGCATTTCCGTAAATGTTGCAAAGCCTTGCTTCCGCAGCGTAGCCGAGATTCCTGACGTACTGGTCAGGGTCCAGGACAAAATCTCGAACAATATCCTGCAGGAGCCTTTCCACTGCAAGGTTGGAAATGCTTCCCGGCGACGAGTTGGTCTCCTTGACGGCAACTCTCATGCTGGCTAGTATTGCGGCCGCGACGTTGACGTTGATGGCGGCCTTGCGGCCATCGTCTCTTTGGAGAGAGCCCGCCGATGCAAAAGTCCGTATCTGTTCCAGCACGCTCTCCTGAACCTTTGCCGGGGCGAGGGGAAAGGCAAATGCGAAGAGTTGGATGGCATTGTTGACGACTTCAGTGGCCGGCGGATCAGGATTCAATGAGGATTCTTCCACGCTTTCAACATAGAGCACCGAGGCGTCGTACTCCAGACTGCCACATACAGGGGACTTTAAGAGATTGTCGATGACCTCCTCGGGACTGGAGACCTCCCTCTCGCTGTCCATCGAAGTGTCGTACTGCCCGGGCAACTTCTTGACGGTGAAGCCGGAGACGAGCCCGGTGATGCCGAACCCACTGTTGTCCCCCACATCCCAGATCGATTCAAAATTGGCAGCCGCATGAGCAATCGAAGCACTCAGGGAGCTTGGCGTGAAGCTTTCGGGGTCCGCAAACATGGAAATGGCGATGGTCAATAGGTTGGATTGAAGGAGGGCTTCACTTCCACCCGCGGGGCTCAGATTGACGAGCTTGATGTAGCACTGCAGCACACGACGCTGCACCATCCGATCTAGATCCTGCAGTTGAAGTGCTGGCGTCAATTTCTGAGAGATGTCTTCCGTCGTCCTCTTTGCCGGAAGAGTTTTCAAAAAAGCCGCCGTGTTCTGCAGCATCGTGGCGACACGTTTCGAAACGTCAACCGTCAGCAACCTGTTGTTGAACTGCAGGAAGGCCATGATGGAGCCCAGCGCACACTCTCGGACGTGGGTGAGGAAAGAGGCCTCGAGCAggctcctcgccgacgtgtTGTCCCTTGCCAGCGGCTTGGGCAGCGCATTCTTCCACAGCAGAAGCAGCTGAGAGAGGTGGATCTTGACAAAGTTCGGGCCAAGAGACATCAGGCCTCCGATAAGTATCCAAGCAACTTGAACTTGGGTGGATGAAACGCGGAGTTCGGACTGGCTGCTCAGCTTGAGCAGATCGGTGGCCATGGTTAGAACGCGGCTGTTGACGTCGAGAGAGCCGTGCAAAGGTCGCAAGGGGCTGGCACTGAGCGTGGCCGCCAAGCCATGGGCAAACCCGAGGCAACGCCTGGGAGAGCTGCGGCCACCATTGAGCAAGGAGAGCTCCCGCGTCAGGGAGTTCATGCAGACGGAGAGGCAGGGCAGGAGCTGCTGAGGGCAAGAGAAAACAAAAATCTTCATGCAGTACGACGCATGCACCTGGACAGAGTAGCTCGGATGCTGAAGGATCTGCAGCAGCGCGTCGCGGCAGGGTTCGGAAAAGCTATTCGCAGCCGAGCCAAGGGACTTGATGAGGGATGCCACAGCGTTCAGCGTGACGATCAAGGTCTGCTTCAAGGGTTCCGGCCGATCCGCGAGCGTCTGAGGGTAGTTTTTCAGAATGCTGTTTATCAGCTGCTGGGCAGCTTTGACCTGGCCCGATTCCCCAAGAACCTTGcgtccgacgacgtcctGCAGGATGGTGTCGATCATGCGTCTCGATATCAGCAGGCGGTAACGATTGTTGCTCACGGTCGAATGGGCAAGCAAATCGACGGAAAGACTCTCGACAATGTTCAGATAGTTGGCCTGGATCACATTCTCGCCCAGGCGGCGGAACAGCTTCGAATAGCAaacggcgatgccggcgcgCGCCCTGTTGGACGCGGCTCCCTTGACGAATTGGCTGGCGAGAATCTTCAAGATGTCAGGAAGCGACAGTGTTAGGTCTTGGGTGCGCTTGGCCCCAGGTGCCgggctcgccgagcgcgacACGGGGatctcgtcatcatcgtccggGAGTCCCGCTTGCAGCTGCGAGCGCTTCGACTTCATCTTGGGCCGCTTGCTCTTCGATCCCGCAACGGCGGCCGGGTCGAGAACGCCAAAGGCAAGATAGCCTTGCACGAGAG encodes:
- a CDS encoding WD40 domain-containing protein, whose product is MKVNNVHPTIIIIHELRISFMPVQAYTTSIALESRKQLDKLSIARATEPAHPVFDSIRCTPRQPSSVLLTLPRFLSLAFSLPPIRFPHRASCHASPNCKASPDGKFVATLAASVITVRSTATLRIVNVARLPQGLGGTLDTLCWAPSSAKILASTADQIHLVSAQDLSFHASAKGPLSTAGRPAAVFFGARDTEVLAFSAFGLKLTILDFSTSTMVDICNPKFHHPLSAAQALSIRSSSGHLALLTRASGKDMVSIHHPVTRRVERSWCPDAVDCQGLAWTPDGQWLLIWESPAQGHGLLIYTPDGQHLRTIGAPELANPLGRELQLESGIKICRLSPDGQLCAVGNHSRGVTVLSALTWRESMRLMHPSTIVPKDTLQVWQEQRSVTGERHSFLRTTQMISPPVPSTDSSCASTTQVQGCSLVAFDASSTLLATRLDDSPCTIWVWDTAAAELRAVLIFHSSVAFSWHPASRELLLVTCQHEEGSFVWDPLMNGPASVSAAHYLPKAKANAKPDARLHGRLPQVAWINRDTEYPELLMTNAQTYMLLSLSEADNPWSHENGGDWDVSSSSSAQPNHGDDTINLTLVNEGDVSVLDDTFSFRNP
- a CDS encoding HEAT repeat protein, which encodes MPPSQEFETPARLSGSQAPVEANASDNPINTPELDVPKLQALPTEQQELVLLKFVSGLTKHVLALAADDCSAQQFYLKREIFQIINLSSPQPSRVIRNGLGKCLAHIFQHGDRKLLFEAINELVTLISGSKSKSDGETRARHAAVSCLGDVFAAAGDSAIGLHQISCAALLKMLKSSSSNAGLRAATFTALAKVVDMVGKSMDEIISRDLWKQGRNYAATDKGALVSAAACRCLKSLTKHTSYFRNSSDLDKLETAVFKAIDSASGHVRHAAADCFAEALVQGYLAFGVLDPAAVAGSKSKRPKMKSKRSQLQAGLPDDDDEIPVSRSASPAPGAKRTQDLTLSLPDILKILASQFVKGAASNRARAGIAVCYSKLFRRLGENVIQANYLNIVESLSVDLLAHSTVSNNRYRLLISRRMIDTILQDVVGRKVLGESGQVKAAQQLINSILKNYPQTLADRPEPLKQTLIVTLNAVASLIKSLGSAANSFSEPCRDALLQILQHPSYSVQVHASYCMKIFVFSCPQQLLPCLSVCMNSLTRELSLLNGGRSSPRRCLGFAHGLAATLSASPLRPLHGSLDVNSRVLTMATDLLKLSSQSELRVSSTQVQVAWILIGGLMSLGPNFVKIHLSQLLLLWKNALPKPLARDNTSARSLLEASFLTHVRECALGSIMAFLQFNNRLLTVDVSKRVATMLQNTAAFLKTLPAKRTTEDISQKLTPALQLQDLDRMVQRRVLQCYIKLVNLSPAGGSEALLQSNLLTIAISMFADPESFTPSSLSASIAHAAANFESIWDVGDNSGFGITGLVSGFTVKKLPGQYDTSMDSEREVSSPEEVIDNLLKSPVCGSLEYDASVLYVESVEESSLNPDPPATEVVNNAIQLFAFAFPLAPAKVQESVLEQIRTFASAGSLQRDDGRKAAINVNVAAAILASMRVAVKETNSSPGSISNLAVERLLQDIVRDFVLDPDQYVRNLGYAAEARLCNIYGNAFTNHEIKFLVDTIVGNREPSARAGCAMALGAIQTKVGGMAAGYHLKTITGILMSLCNDPHPVVHYWALEALSLASDAAGLSFAGYVPSTLGMLAQLYVSETHHPEIQSAITMNLEIELSTVSAIAKCVDSLINVLGPDLQDSNKSRQLIFTLVEQFQRENDSRVELVALGCLEHLSLYAPGQMHFGDYVKLLQKYLDSETTTLRDVAVDGLYNIMKREPRDVLREAEPGFEERLWLVLDTMPSHDGIRNLIRNWLLQTCLNETSQWLQRFQGVLKLTRSKSQEDESMHKATGDAHDLQDEEVAGFAAIGGASKEKDNSTVSEAEPLRWQVTTFALSCIGDIFTLVSKDFAANGDSQAQAALQNKVADVVRMAFSASTSTVLELRIWGLKIIGAVLKAFGKTPDPDFDEAMLLEQYQAQISSALTPAFAADSSPELASEAVSVCASFISIGIVTDVDRMGRILKTLVNALENFSRDNENAGIGDLTGLSSNAQVMVKISVFSAWAELQVASTEQKYLLEVLKPHIGTLTPLWLEALREFARLRFEPDISMTLGPPSLSGSLDTIYAALNRETLLRFYQDSWLKLVDAIASLIEQDSEFVFDALDGKESHEAAPNGHSKSSAINYRDEPVAFFFVLFGLAFEALATKPSQSESLATEEQTLDILEALKRILHPSVSGHAIYRPDVFSETMDLLDRLVLTDGINVQAVIVSIARALCVSHPSARRQASDEGDLSEDIDQLFELTRIIVLVLSGLLPNLSEGNQPVRHQMNEEAFALVCTSLNALVDAAEVFPSVIRTDLHACVIHIFATILASPGLQELVVPQSLAILKRFVGGMSKSSDDKNSSQVQLQGCLRRFLSIYLHGQKREEPSSLACVRNCLLAMTILFTSGKNTLPATEPLVARYLDEVLDCLTDRMTAKIAANCIRSLLLQPKPTPADLSMARYMLPRLVTFVVDVEPEDPEQARSLLAHTLCLYVGTLQADRRLPALALVIPMLMARATSEGEEVYKQTSDSLLGLAAADQGGFKAIVGGMSSNQRALLEEIIRSGQMAAGNSRKVSADNSGQPSITLKMDFGG
- a CDS encoding molybdenum cofactor biosynthesis protein 1 B is translated as MHPAPCSLLVAAPRSARGFQQLAGHLSLRLRPRRRLLGSAAAVQAHDHGDLAEAAAPIKTGRGVRIRDAKPFSEFLTDTFHRSHDYLRISVTERCNLRCVYCMPEEGVPLSPSKELLTTAEIVLLSSLFVSQGVSKIRLTGGEPTVRADIVPLMHRLGALRSQGLRELCITTNGISLHRKLDSMVDAGLTGVNLSLDTLDPWQFQIMTRRKGLDAVRKSIDKILELNRLGAGIKLKINCVVMRGVNDGEIMSFVDMTREKDMEIRFIEYMPFDGNKWSRAKMVSYAEILDVIREKYPTLGKVRDDKNDTSKTWHIPGFAGRIGFITSMTHNFCGTCNRLRITSDGNLKVCLFGNTEVSLRDILRKSNHGEPVDEEAFETLRRISSSRQHGSAPNEVELLDAIGTAVKGKKAKHAGLGELEHMKNRPMILIDDGPRFLPPIVPARVRQILGSTALLPSMPRSRVHSCKGRQMFSTSRRRGQTKSRDSASREAAREGLGLTHVSASGSARMVSISEKSITSRVATAACTVRFSSDVAPKLIEDDQMKKGDVLGVARVAGIMAAKRTADLIPLCHPIAISHVKLGLHVRPAAAEGGEGWPTVEIRATVTCDGKTGVEMEALTAAATAALTVYDMCKAVDKEMRIEGLRVVLKDGGKSGRWETE